A window of Deltaproteobacteria bacterium PRO3 genomic DNA:
CTTCCGCAACTCGCTGATCCCGCAGATCACCCTGCTGGGCACCCTGCTGCCGGCGCTGCTCGGCGGTTCGGTCATCATCGAGCAGATCTTCTCGATCCCCGGCATGGGCAAGCTGGCCTTCGAGGCGATCGGCTCGCGCGACTACCCGACGATCATGGCGATCACGACGATTTCGGCGTTTTTGACCCTGCTCAGCCTCTTGCTGAGCGACATCGCCTACGCGATCGCGGACCCGCGGATTAGCTTCGAGGAGAAACAAGCGGCATGAGCCTCGAGATTCCACAACGCAAGCCCGACAAGCCGCCCCCGGAGCCGCCGCCCCCGCCGCGCTATTGGGGCCTGGTGTGGCGCCAGTTCAAGCGCCGCAAGCTCAGCGTGATCGGCCTTTGGGTGATCGCGTTCTTGGCCTCGGTCGCCGTCTTGGCGCCGGTCTTGGCCAACGGCGTGCCGGTCTACGTGAAATACCAGGACAAGGTCTACCTCCCCATCCTGAACAAGCTCTGGCCGGTGAAATACCTCAATCTCTACCCCGAGCTGCACGGCGTCGACTTCAAGGAGTGGAAGGCCAAGGGCGCCGAGTTCCGCTACACGCCGGTGCCCTACTCGCCGGACGACTACAACCTCGAGGAGATCCTCGAGCCCCCCAGCCGCTACCACTGGCTGGGCACCGACCAGCAGGGCCGCGACGTGTTGAGCCGCCTGATCCACGGTAGCCGGATCTCGCTCTCGGTCGGCCTGGTCGCGGTGGGACTCTACACCCTGATCGGAATTTTCCTGGGCTCGATCGCGGGCTATTTCGGCGGGCGCTGGGACATGCTGATCTCGCGCCTAATCGAAATCATGATCTGCTTCCCGACCTTCTTCCTGATCCTCGCCCTGGTGGCGGTCCTGGGCCAGGACCTGTTTTATATCATGCTGGTCATCGGCCTGACCGGCTGGACCGGGATCGCGCGGCTCACCCGCGGCGAATTCTTGAAGCTGCGCAACCAGGACTTCGTCACCGCCTGCTTAAGCCAGGGCATGCCGACGCGCCGGATCTTGGGCCGGCACCTCCTGCCCAACGCGATGGCGCCAGTGCTGGTGAGCGCCAGCTTCGGAATCGCCTCGGCCATCCTGATCGAGAGCTCGCTGTCCTTTTTGGGCTTCGGCGTCCGTCCGCCGACCCCCAGCTGGGGCGAGCTGCTCTCCCAGGCGAAGAGCGTCATCGACGTGGCCTGGTGGCTGACCACCTTCCCGGGCTTGGCGATTTTTCTCACGATTACGGCCTTTAATTTGGTAGGAGAGGGCTTGCGGGACGCCGTCGACCCGAAGTTGAAGACGTAATATGCCCAAGATTCTCGAAGTCAAAAACCTCCGCGTCACCTTCCCCGTCCACGGGAGGCCCCTGCCCGCCGTCGACGGGATCAGCTTTCATTTAAATCAGGGGAAGGTCCTGGGCATCGTCGGCGAGTCGGGCTGCGGGAAGACCGTCTCCGCCCTCTCCCTGCTCCGCCTGATCGAGAGCCCCGGCCGCATCGCCGAGGGCCAGGCCCTCTATCACGGGGAAATCGAGGGCGTCACGCCCCCGCCCGTCGCGCCCGGGCCCAAACGCCCCGACCCGCCCGAGGGCCACGACGAGCCCGAGGCGACGCCGGTCAACGAGATCCTGCTCGAGTCCCTGCGCCGCGAGCCCACCGCCGAGGTGGTGGCCGAAAAGATCCCGGAGAGCGGCGGCATCGACCTCTTCAAGCTGAGCGACGAGCAGATGCGCCGGGTGCGCGGCAACAACATCGCGATGATCTTCCAAGAGCCGATGACCTCGCTCAACCCCGTCTTCACGGTGGGCGACCAGATCGCCGAGGCGGTCCAACTGCACCAGAAGGTCGGAAAGAAAGAGGCCCTCGAGATCTCCGTCGAGATGCTGCGCAAGGTCCGCATCCCCGACCCGGGGAAGCGCATCCGCGACTACCCCCACCAGCTGAGCGGCGGCATGCGCCAGCGCGTGATGATCGCGATGGCGCTGTCCTGCAAGCCCGACATCCTGATCGCCGACGAGCCCACCACTGCGCTGGACGTCACCATCCAGGCCCAGATCCTCGAGCTGATGCAGGAGCTGATCGACGACATGCACATGTCGGTGATCCTGATCACCCACGACCTGGGCGTGGTGGCCGAGGTCTGCGACGACGTCCTGGTCATGTACGCGGGGATGATCGTCGAGCGGGCGCCGGCCAAGCGGCTCTTCGCCAAGCCGAAGCACCCCTATACGATCGGGCTGCTCGAATCGATCCCCAAGCTCTTCGACGACCGGGGCGGCCCGCTGCACACGATCAAGGGCAGCGTCCCCGACATCTCCAAGCTGCCGCCGGGCTGCCGCTTTGCCGCCCGCTGCCCGCGGGCGGTGGACGCCTGCGTCTCCCGGATGCCGCCCAACAAATACGTCGGCGCGGGGCAAGAGGTCCGGTGTTTGAATTATTGATATGCTGCTAGAAGCCAAAAACATCGTCAAAAAATTCCCGCTTAAGGGCGGCTTTCTGGGCCGCACGGTCGGCCACGTCCACGCCCTGAACGACGTCTCGCTCTCCATCGCGGCCGGCCAGACCGTCGGCCTGGTGGGCGAGTCCGGCTGCGGTAAGACGACGCTGGCCCGCCTCCTCATGCGCCTGCTCGAACCCACCTCGGGCAAGGTGGTCTTCGACGGCCGGGAGCTCACCGGCCTCAAGGAGAAGAAGCTCCGCCCGCTGCGCAAGCGCTTCCAGATGATCTTCCAGGACCCCTTCTCCTCGCTCAACCCCCGCATGACGGTGGGGCAGATCCTCACGGAGCCCCTGGTCGTGCACAAGGTCGGCCGCGCCGAGCAGCGGCGCGAGCAGGTGGTCGGGATGCTCCAGAAGGTGGGCTTAAGCCCCGAGGCCTACGCGAAATACCCCCACGAGTTCTCCGGCGGCCAGCGTCAGCGCGTCGGCATCGCCCGAGCCCTGATGCTCTACCCGCAGCTGGTGGTGGCCGACGAGCCCGTCAGCGCCTTGGACGTCAGCGTCCAGGCACAGATCATCAATTTGATGCAGCAGCTGCAACAGGAGATGAAGCTGACCTACCTTTTCATCGCCCACGACCTGAAGGTGGTCCGGCATTTAAGTCAGAAGATCGTCGTCATGTACCTGGGCCACATCGTCGAGGAGATTCCCGGCGCCGATCTCGCCCGGGCGAGGCATCCCTACACCCATGCCCTGCTTTCGGCGGTCCCCATCCCCGACCCGACCCTGAGGCGCAAAAAAATCGTGCTCAGCGGCGACGTCCCCTCCCCCATCGACCCGCCCTCGGGCTGCGTTTTCCGCACCCGCTGCCCCTACGCCCAGGAGCTTTGCGCCCAAAAGGTCCCCCTTTTGGAGGAACTCAAGCCCGAGCACCGGGTGGCCTGCCACCTGGTCCGGGAGGTGAAACCCTTCGCCGAGCTCGACAACTCTTCCTCGGCGACAAGCCCTTGACAAATCGAGAGAAATGGCAAAATTTGGGCCCCATGCAAACATTCGTCCGCCACTTGCCCCAAGTCTTGTGCCTGATCCTGCTCACCGCCTGCTTCGGCGCCAAGGAAAGCAAGAATCCCAACAACAGCGGAAGCCGCGTCGAGCTGCATGCCCAGGGCATCACCATCGACGCCAAGTACAACGCCGACTTGGACAACCTGATCCCAGGCTACAAGATCGTCACCGTCGGCCTCACCAACAACGGCGTCGACATCCTCAAGCTGAACCCCCTGCGCGACCGCTGGGAGGTTGTGGACGCCGCGGGGCGGAAGGTCAAGGCCTACAACAGCCTGCGCATCAAGGACCCGCACACCTTCAGCCGCCTACCCTCGCGCATGAAAGAATTG
This region includes:
- a CDS encoding ABC transporter permease produces the protein MSLEIPQRKPDKPPPEPPPPPRYWGLVWRQFKRRKLSVIGLWVIAFLASVAVLAPVLANGVPVYVKYQDKVYLPILNKLWPVKYLNLYPELHGVDFKEWKAKGAEFRYTPVPYSPDDYNLEEILEPPSRYHWLGTDQQGRDVLSRLIHGSRISLSVGLVAVGLYTLIGIFLGSIAGYFGGRWDMLISRLIEIMICFPTFFLILALVAVLGQDLFYIMLVIGLTGWTGIARLTRGEFLKLRNQDFVTACLSQGMPTRRILGRHLLPNAMAPVLVSASFGIASAILIESSLSFLGFGVRPPTPSWGELLSQAKSVIDVAWWLTTFPGLAIFLTITAFNLVGEGLRDAVDPKLKT
- a CDS encoding ABC transporter ATP-binding protein; protein product: MPKILEVKNLRVTFPVHGRPLPAVDGISFHLNQGKVLGIVGESGCGKTVSALSLLRLIESPGRIAEGQALYHGEIEGVTPPPVAPGPKRPDPPEGHDEPEATPVNEILLESLRREPTAEVVAEKIPESGGIDLFKLSDEQMRRVRGNNIAMIFQEPMTSLNPVFTVGDQIAEAVQLHQKVGKKEALEISVEMLRKVRIPDPGKRIRDYPHQLSGGMRQRVMIAMALSCKPDILIADEPTTALDVTIQAQILELMQELIDDMHMSVILITHDLGVVAEVCDDVLVMYAGMIVERAPAKRLFAKPKHPYTIGLLESIPKLFDDRGGPLHTIKGSVPDISKLPPGCRFAARCPRAVDACVSRMPPNKYVGAGQEVRCLNY
- a CDS encoding dipeptide ABC transporter ATP-binding protein, whose product is MLLEAKNIVKKFPLKGGFLGRTVGHVHALNDVSLSIAAGQTVGLVGESGCGKTTLARLLMRLLEPTSGKVVFDGRELTGLKEKKLRPLRKRFQMIFQDPFSSLNPRMTVGQILTEPLVVHKVGRAEQRREQVVGMLQKVGLSPEAYAKYPHEFSGGQRQRVGIARALMLYPQLVVADEPVSALDVSVQAQIINLMQQLQQEMKLTYLFIAHDLKVVRHLSQKIVVMYLGHIVEEIPGADLARARHPYTHALLSAVPIPDPTLRRKKIVLSGDVPSPIDPPSGCVFRTRCPYAQELCAQKVPLLEELKPEHRVACHLVREVKPFAELDNSSSATSP